Genomic window (Achromobacter sp. B7):
GGCCGTGGGCAATTACGGCGAAGTGTGGGACCGCAACCTGGGCGCCAACACCCCGCTGAAACTGGACCGTGGCCTGAATGCGCAATGGAACAAGGGCGGCCTGCTGTATTCGCCGCCATTCCAGTGAAGCGCTAAGGACTGAACGCGGCGGGCGGGCCACCGGCCCGCCTTTTGCATGGGCAAGACTTCAATGACTGCAACCACACTTCCCTTTGCGCCGCCCGGCTTCCTGCGCCGCTGGCTGCCCACGCTGGCATGGACGCTGGTGCTGGGCGGCATGGCCGCCGTGTTGCTGGCGCACATCGAAGGCGTACAGGCCGCGCGCGGGGTGCAAGGCGGATTCGGCTTCCTGCTTCAGCCGTCGGGCTTTCGCATTTCGGAAAGCCTGTTGAGCGTCACGCCTGACGATCCTTACTGGATGTCGATCGCGGCGGGCCTGGTCAACACGCTGACCGTGGCCGTCCTGGCGATTGCGCTGGCGACGTTGCTGGGCATCGCGCTGGGCTTGATGCGGCTATCGGCAAACGCCTTGGCGGCGCGCGCCGCAGCCGCCATCATCGCCCCGCTGCGCAACACGCCGGTGTTACTGCAATTGTTCGTCTGGTATGGGCTGCTGTTGCGGCTGCCGGATGCACGGCAAGCCTGGTCGCCGTTGCCGTCCGTATTGCTGTCCAATCGGGGCTTGGCCTTGCCTGCCTTGCATGGCTGCTTGCCGTATGCCGCCGTGGTGCTGGCCGCGTTGGCGCTAGCCGCCTGGGCGCGACGCCGCGCCTGCCCGCGCGCGGTGTATGCGGCGTTGGCCGCCGCCGTCCTGTTCGCTTGGGCGTTGCTGCCCGCCGTGCAGATAGACTTGCCGGTCAAGCGTGGCCTGGGGCTGCATGGCGGCTGGCAACCCAGCATCGAGTTCGTGGCGCTGCTGATCGGGCTGGTGGTCTTTCACGCCGCCTACATCGCCGACATCGTGCGCGCCGCCGTGCGCGCGGTGCCGCTGGGGCTGGTGGAAGCCGGCCAGGCCATGGGCTTGACGCCGCGCGCCGTGATGCAGCGGGTGATTGCGCCCTATGCCGTGCGGGTGGCGCTGCCGCCTTACGCCAACCAATGCCTGGCGCTGATCAAGAACAGCACCTTGGCCATTGCCATCGGCTACCAGGAATTGATGGCCGTCATCAACACAGTCATCACGCAGACGGGGCTGGCGTTGGAAGGCATTGCGCTGGCGCTGGCCATTTACCTGAGCTTGGCGCTGCTGGTGGGCGGCGGCCTGTCGGCCTGGAATGCGCGCCACGCACGGCATGGTCCGGGCGACACGCACGGGCCGCGCCTGGGTGACCGATCCCGCTGGAACCCCACGGACGGCCACCGACGCAGGCGTGGCAAGCTTGGCCAGGTCGCGCTGAACGGGCTGACGGCGCCAGCAACACGGCAAGCCTTGGCATCGGCAATCACCGCGCCATTGACCTTGGCAACAAGGGCGACGTACGCCTCGGCAATCACGGCGGCATTGGTCGCCGGATTCCGGCTTGCCATGACGGTGGCAATCACACTTGCGCTTGCGATGGCGGCGTGGGCGTTGCTGGACTGGGCCGTGCTGGGCGCGGTATGGCATGGCGAGCCCGAAGCCTGCGCGCGCGCCGCCGGCGCATGCTGGGCGGCCGTGGGCCAAAACCTGCCGCTGCTGGTCTTTGGCACGATGGCTCCGGGCGACCGGAGCGCCGCGCTGGTCGCCTGCGCGGCACTGGTCGCAGGCATCGCGCTGACGCTGGGCGCAGGCGGCCTGGCCGCGCGCCCGCGCCGGGTCGGGTCGGTGCCGGGGCACCCGCTGGGCTCGCTCGCCGCGTTGCAGCCAAGGTGGACGCCAGGTTCGCTGCCGGCGTTGCTGCCGAAGTGGCTGCCGAAGTGGCTGCCGAAGTTTCTGCCCAAGCTGCTACCCAAGCTGCCACCGAAGTTCCTGCCGGCACTGCTGCCTGGATTACTTCTGACGCTGCTGGCCATCGCCGTTTCCGCCTTGTCCGGGTGGCCCTGGGGCGGCACGCCAATCGGGCCGCAACGCTGGGGCGGCTTGCTGGTCACGTTGATCCTGGCCATTGCCGCGCTGGCCGCCGCCGTGCCGCTGGCCTTTGCGCTGGCGCTGCTGCGCCGGTCCGGCAGCCGGGCCGGGTCGATGGCGGCAGCCGGCCTGATCGAAGCGGTGCGCGGCGTGCCGCTGGTGACCCAACTATTGTTCGCCTCGTTCGTGTTGCCCATGCTGTTAGGCGGCAACGTGTCCAAGTTCAGCATGGCGTTGGCCGCGCTGACCCTGCATACGGCGTGTCTGTTGGCCGAGGTGCTGCGCGGCGCACTGCAAGCGATTCCGCCCGGCCAGATGATGGCGGCGCGCGCGCTGGGCATGCGGCCGTTCACGGCCTATGCCACGGTGATCTGGCCACAAGCCCGCCGCATCGCCGCGCCGGCCGCCTTGGGCGTGTTCGTGGGCGCGGTAAAAGACACCTCGCTGGTCAGCATCATCGGCGTCTTCGACGTATTGGGCGCGGCCAAGGCGGTGGTCGCGGGCACCGACTGGCGGCCCTATCACGTTGAGGTCTACCTGGCGGTGGCGCTGCTGTATTTCGGCGCCAGCCTGGCGCTGTCACGCGTGGCCCGGCGCATGGAAACGCGCGCGGGTTAGCGCCTTCGGTAGCCGCGCTTGGCAGGCGCGCCGCGGCCCGGCGCCATCACCCCGCGCGCGAATCCAGCGGGATGCGGTTCAGGAAACGGTCGAAGGCGCTCAGGTACGCGACTTCCACCGTGCTCAGCTTGCGTTGCTTGTGCCAGGTCAGGAACACATCGATCTCGGCCACCGACTCCGCGGGCGGCAGCCGGCGCAGGTCACCGCTCATCACATCCTGGCGTATCAAATGTTCCGGCAGGAAACTCAGGCCGATGCCGGCCACCACCATGCGGCGTATTTCTTCGATATTGGGCGAGGTGCCCACGATGCGACCGGTAAACCCCTGCTGATCGCGAAAGATCGTCAAGGGCGATAGCGTATCGCCGATCTGGTCGCTGGCGAAGCACACGAAGTTCTGGTCCATCAGGTCTTCAAGGCTGACGCGCGGCTTGGAGAACAGCGGATGATGACGGCCGCAGACGACCGCGTAATGGTGGCGCAGAAACAGCCGCCGCTCCAACGCGTCAACCGGTTTGCGGCACAGACAGATGCCCAGGGCCGGCACGCGCTTGGCCAGGGCGTCCAGGATGGCGGCGCTGGGCAGCACATCCACGTGGAATTCAATCTTGGGATAGCGCCGGTGAAACTGCGCCAGGAAATCGTCGTAGGCCGGGCTTTGCACCTTGCTCATGACCAGCAGCCGCAGCGTACCGGCAATTTCGGCGCGGTCCTGGGTGGTGGCGTTTTCAATGCGCGCCATCGTGCCGTACATGTCGCGGGCAATGGCGTAGATTTCATCGCCCAGGCCGGTCAGACGGAATTCGCCGTTGCGCCGGTGCAGCAGCAGCCCACCCACTGCATCTTCAAGCCGCTTCAGCGCCTGGCTGACGGCCGGCTGGCTCAGGTGCAGCGCCTGCGCCGCGCGACCCACGCCGCGCTCTTGCACGACAAACATGAAGGTACGCAGCAGGTTCCAGTCCATGCGTTCGGGGGCAAGCGGTTGTGACGGAACAGTGCGAACGGGCGGCTGGGGCATGGCGTGGGGTCAAGGGCGAAAAAAAGGCCGGGTGGAATCCACGCCGGCCCCGCCGATGCCCCGTGTTTCAGACGCCGGTCAGCCCCGCGAAGAAGCGCGACGCGTTGGATTCCAATCCGTCGATATAGTAGCCGCCTTCCTGCACGATCAGCGTGGGCAGGCGCAGCGCGCCGACCTCGCCGCCCAAGCGCTCGAAACCGTCTTCCGTGACGCTGACCATGGCCTGCGGGTCTTTCTCGAAAATGTCGAAACCCAGCGACAGCACCAGCGCGTCCGGCTGGAATAGCTCGATGGCGCGGCGCGCCTGCGCCAGCCGGTCAAAGAACACGGCTTCGCTGGAGCCGTGCGGCATGGGCAGGTTGATGTTGTAGCCGTAGCCCGCGCCCGCGCCACGCTCGTCTTCAAAGCCCGCGACCACCGGGTAGAAGTTTTCAGGATCGCCGTGAATCGACACGTACAACACGTCGTTGCGTTCGTAGAAGATCTCCTGGATGCCTTGCCCGTGATGCATGTCGGTGTCCAGGATGGCCACGCGGGGAAACTTCGACGTCAGCCGCTGCGCCGCGATGGCCGCGTTGTTCAGGTAGCAAAAGCCACCCGCCGCATCGCGCCGCGCATGGTGGCCCGGTGGGCGGCAGATGGCGTAGGCGTGCGGGTCGCCGGCCAGCAAGGCTTCGGCGCCGGCCACCGCGCACTGCGCCGCCCAGTAGGCCGACTGCCAGGTATGCGGGCCCACGGGGCAGCTGCCGTCCGCCAGGTAACGCCCGGCCTTGGCCAGCACGCCACGCAAGGCGTTGGGTTCGCGCACGAACACGTTCGAGACCACTTCGCCGCCCCAGTCGCCCGGCAGCTTCATCCAGTCGGCATGCGCGTCCTGCAGAAAACGCAGGTAGTCCAGCGAATGCACCGCCGCCAGCGCGCCCGCGCCATGATCGGCCGGCGCCTGCACGTCAAAGCCCAGCTTCTGCGCCGCCTGCACCAGGCCGTCCAGGCGGGCCGGCACTTCTTGCGGCGTGCGCATCTTGCCGCGTGAAAAATAGGTCTCGGGATGATGCAGCTTCTGGTCGTCGTGAAAAAATGCCTTCATGCTTGCTGATCCTTCAGTTGAAAATTCTGGGTGCGCTGGCCGACAGTGCCCAGCAGCAGGACGGAAACCAGGGAAAGCAACGAAATCGCCGAGAACAACAGCGCCAGCGGCCACCACTGGCCCTTGAAATTCTCGGCCAGCACCGTACCCAGCAGCGGCGTCAAGCCACCGAAGATGGCGCCCGACAACTGATATGCCATCGAAATACCGGTGTAGCGGATGCGGGTGGGAAAGCTGTCGCTGACGTAGCCGGCGATAACGGCGTAGTAGGCGCCCATGAAGAGTACCGCCACGCCGACCCCCAGCGTAATACTGGTAAGCGAGCCCTGGTCGACCAGGTTGAACATCGCGTAGGGCGTGAAGATCGATGCAAACGCCATGGCGCCCAGAAAGCGCAGGTTGCCCACGCGGCTGGCAATGTAGGCCGACAGCGGCGTGATGAAGAACTGCATGATCGACACCACCAGCAGGCAGTCCAGGATCACCGCTCGGTTCAGGCCCACGTACTGCGTGGTGTAGGCAATCATGAACGTGTTGGTGAAATAGAAGCCGGCAATGCCCAGCACATTCGCGCCCACGGCCAGCGCCAGCAGGCCCGGCGCGCCGCGCAGCACCTGTGCCAGCGGCGCCTGCGCGGGCTTGGCGCCGGCCAGCGCGGCGGACTTGGCGCGCGTGGCCTGTGCGGCCTGCTCGGCCACGAAGTCGGGCGATTCGTTCACGCTCAGGCGGATCACGAACCCCACCACCAGCAACACGGCCGAGAACAGGAACGGCACGCGCCAGCCCCAGCTGAGAAACGCCTCGTCATCCAGCCCGGTGACCAGCTTGAACATCAGCATCGACAAAATCAGCCCGGCCGGGCTGCCCAGCTGCGCAAACGATGCAAAGAACGTGCGCTTGCTTTTGTCCGGCGAATGTTCGCCCGCCATCAGCACCGCGCCGCCCCATTCACCGCCCACGGCAATGCCCTGCACGATGCGCAGCAGGATCAACAGCACGGGCGCCCAGACGCCGATGGACGCGTGTGTGGGCAACAGGCCGATCAGCACCGTGACCGAGCCCATCATCACCAAGGTGATCACCAGGGATTTCTTGCGGCCGATCTTGTCGCCGATGTGGCCAAAGATCGCGCCGCCCAACGGCCGCGCGAAAAAGCCCACGGCAAAAGTGCCGAACGCGGCCAAGGTGCCGTAAAAGCCCGACGCGGACGGAAAGAACAACTTGCCGAACACCAGCGCGGCAGCAGTGGCGTAGATGTAGAAGTCGTACCACTCGATCATGGTGCCGACAAAAGCGGCGGTCGACGCGCGCACCGGTTGGTGGCCCGTCACGGAATTTCCCCTCATGGCTTATCTCTCTTACGTAGGTTGAGGTCTATCAGCCAATCGTTATAGCCCCGGCCCCGCCATAAGAAAAATTCTTATTTCTTATCCTCTGAATTACTTTGCCTAATGAGTGGAAACCCCTAGTTTTAGCGGGTTTTCAGGCCCGCCCGAGACCTTATATTGCTGCCCGCATCCAGGCCGGGCGCGGCGCGGCGTCCAGCCAGTTCTTCACGATCAACCCTAGTTCGGTATCCCCGGATATCCGCAGGCGCCGTTGAAAGAACAGGGTATCGGCATCGGTGTCGCCGCGCGCCATGCCGATCAGGTCCGCCAAAACCGCGCCCAGCTCCAGGTCGGCCGGCGCGCGGGTCCAGGCCGGGCGGAATGCGCCGCCTTGCACCGAGAAGCCGGCACGCACGCCCAGGTCGTCGATGGTGATGGCAAAAGTACGGCCGTCCAGTTCGGCGGGTGGCGCCAGCCACTTGACGCGACGCGCCAGTTCCAGCCCCGCCGCCATGTGCAACGACGCCAGCGGCGCCGGCACGCGGCGCCCCAACGCCGCCAGAAAGGCCGGAATGTGCGCGGGCGCCGTCATGCCGTGGCCTCCAGCAGTTCGATGCCCGAGCGGCCGTGGTAATAGCCGTTGCATCGCCCCATGCCGGCCGGTGGCAGCACCGTGCCCGCGGGTTGGCCATGGCGTATGGCATCCAGCGCGGCAATGGCCTCGTGCGTGCCGGCCGACTGCGGATTGACGCGCAAGACGTCGACGCCCATCCGCGCCAGCTCGCTGGCCTGCGCCAGTAGATCCAGGCACGCGGCGGACTGCACCTGGATGCCGTTGATGCTGAGAAATTCACGCGATTCACGCGTGCGCATGTCCAGGCCATCGGGATGCTCAATGCAGCGAAAGCCACACTCGTCTTTCTTCAAGCGAAAATGCCGCGCGGTAAAGCAGCGCGCCGAGAACGCCAGCGCCATGCGACCCCACACCAGCGTTTCGGCGGCCAGCCCGACGGGCCGCTCTTGCAGCAGCCGCGCCAACGTTTCGCCGTCCATCTCCAGCGGCGCCACAAAACGCATGGCGCCCTGCTGCGCCAGCCATTGCAGCGTGCCGCCGTGATACGCGTTCACGTGCGGCCCCGCCACAAATGGCCGCCCGGCCAGATGCCGCACCGCGCCCAGCTCGCCCGCTTCGATCATGAAGTCGTCCTGCGCGCACAGCTTCTTCAAGGCGCTGGCTTCCGCCCCCGTCTCGATCAAGGTGCGGCCCGACAGCACCACCGTCTTGCCTGCGGCGCGCAGGTCGTGCGCCAGGTCGCGCCAGTCGTCCGCGCGCAATTCATGGCGGCGGCTACAGACGGTTTCGCCCACATAAAGAATGTCAGCCGGGCCGTCCGCCAAGGCGGCGTAGAAGTCCAGCGTGTCGCGCCGAGTCCAGTAGTACAGCAGCGGCCCGACCGATATTTGATATTGCTTGGGATTCATTTCCATGGCCGTTCAAATGCGCCTTGTGTGACTTGGGATCCTTCCGCGTGGCGCGCCAGCAAGGCGTTCCACTTGGCCAGCGGGGCAAAGCGCGCGGGGTCGGCCTGCGCGCTGTCCAGCGCGGCGCGCAGTGTGGCGACCACCTGCGCCACATAGGCCGGGCTGCGCTGGCGGCCCTCGATCTTGATGGCGCGCACGCCCATCTGCGCCAGGCGCGGCAACAGGCCGATGGCGTTCAGGCTGGTGGGTTCTTCCAGCGCATGATCGTCGCGGCCATCAACTTGAAACCGCCCCTTGCACAGCGTGGGGTACGCGGCCGGTTCGCCGGGTTCGTAGCGGTCGATCAAAATGCCCGACAAGCGTGCGTCCATGCGGCCGTTCGCTTCCACCCAGCGCACTGCATGGGCGGGCGAGCACACGCCCTTGTTGTTGGGGGAATCGCCCGTGGCGTACGACGACAGCAGGCAGCGGCCCTCGGCCATCACGCACAGGCTGCCAAAGCCGAACACTTCGACTTCGACGCTGACGTTGGCGCAGATGCGCGCCACTTCCGACAAGGTCAGCACGCGCGGCAACACCACGCGGCGGATGCCGAATTGTTCCTTCATCAGTTCGATGGCGTCGGCGTGCGTGGCCGACCCTTGCACTGACAGGTGCAGGCGCAGGTCGGGATAGCGATCACTGGCATAGGCCAACAGGCCTGGGTCGGCCATGATGACGGCGTCGGCGCCCAGGGCGTGCGCGGCATCCACCGCCGCGTGCCACTCGGCCGCCCTGCCCGCCTGCACAAAGGTGTTGATGGCGAACAGCACCTGGCGTCCGCGCCGATGCGCAAGCTCGACGCCGAGGCGTATGTCGTTTTCAGAGAAATTCAGCCCGGCGAAGTTGCGGGCGTTGGTGGCGTTGCGCAGGCCGAGATAGACGGTATCGGCGCCGGCATCCAATGCGGCGGTCAGCGCCGCAAGGCTACCGGCCGGCGCCACCAGTTCCAGGGGATGGGAAGAGGTTTCCATGCCCGGCAGTCTAGAGTCCGGCGCACACGCGGGCCTTGTCGCAAATCAAACTTGGCCCGGCTGGGCTGGCCCCGGGGCGCATCCCCGAGGCACCGCCCCGCGCGCGCCGCCGGCTTACATGGGCGCTTGCCCATCCGGTGCAATCTTGCGCACCACGTAGCCCATCGGTATCCAGCGGTTCTTGCCGGCCACCATCGATACGGTTTCGGTGGCGGGCATATTGAGGAACTTGGTGGAAAAAATCACGTTCACGTATTGCCCTTGCGGCAGGTCGGCCGGGTCGGACACGCGCACCACCTGTAGCCACTCGCGCTTCGTGTGGCGGCCGACTTCATTGCGCAACTGGCTCAGGTATTCGGACCAGCCCTGCTTGTCCACGCTCTTTTTCATGATGTCGCTGCTGGCGCTCCACATCTTGTCCGTGGCGCCGCTATCCGACATCGACGCCCATTGCTGGGCCGCCGTCACCGCGCTGTCCAGCGACGGATCGGCCGCTAGCGCCGGCGCCGCCAGCAACAGGGCGCCGCTGAAGAGGCCGACGCGCAAGGCGCGAGAAATCAGAGTTTGTTGTTGCATAAATCCTCACTGTGAAAAGATAAACACCGCATTGGCACAAGCACTGCACAAGCCCACCGGCTTGCCGGAAAATCGTTCCGGCAAGCCGACGTTCCCTTACCACTGATAGCCCGCTCCGATCACCGCGCCATACGTACCGCGCGTGTTGGTGGAACCGGACAGCTTGTAGACCCAATTGCCGCTGGCCGACACGGTGGACAAGCCCATCGCAAAGCCCTGCTGCCCGTCGTACGTGCTGCCGGCGATGGAGAACATGCCCCGGCCCGGCGCGTAGGCTTGCGCCAGACCCGCCACCGCCAACGCCGTGGCCGTGCCGCCCGCCGCATCGCGGCGATAGCGATCGACGTCGTTGCGCAGGTTCTGGAACTTGCCGTCGGTGTAGGCGTTGGACTGCTGCACCGCGCCGCCCAGCCCGGCGTTCAACTGCTGCACGTTGACGGCGTCGTTGTTGTCGACGCCATCGGCCACGTTGCTGAGCGTGACCGGTGCCCCGCCGTTGCCCAGCGTGACGCGCGAGTAGTCAACCGCGCCCGTGCCCGGCGTGGTGACGTACTGCACCGAGCCCTGCTTGGCCGCGTCCAACTGCTGCACGTTGACCGCGTCCGTCTGCGCCGTGCCGGCCGCCACGTTGGTCACCTGGCGTTCCTTGCCGGCCGCCCCGACGGACACGACGTTGGCACGTCCGCCGTCGGTACTGCCCGCCCCCAGCGCCACCGAGTTGGCGCCACGCGCTTCGGCGCCGTTGCCCAACGCGGTGCTACCGTCACCCGAGGCGACGGCGCCCGCGCCGGCCGCGGTGGCATCCGCGCCGGTGGCCGTGGGCGCCGGTGTGGCGCTGGCCTGGTTCACCTGGAACATGCCGCTGCCGCCTTGCGTCAAGCCGCTATTGACGGTGGCGATCTGCTGGTCGGTGTACAGGTTGGCTTGCGTCACCGCGCCATCCAGCTGCCGCAGGTTCACGGCGTCAGTAGCGTTTTGCGCGTCGGCCACGTTGCTGACGGTGCGTTCCGCGCCCGCCGTGCCCACGGACACCGTGCCAGCGATGGTGTTGGACACGCCCGAGTACTTGCCGGTGTAGGCCGGCGCCGCGCCCATGTCGGCCACCGCATCGGCGCCCAGCGCCACGTCGCCCGCTTGCAATGCCTGCGCACCAGTGCCCAGCGCCACGGTGTTATCCCCGGCGGCGCTGGCGGAGCCGCCCAGCGCCACGCTGCGATCACCCGCGGCGCTCGCCGAGGCGCCCAAGGCCAACGACTGCGAGCCCCCGGCCAGGGCCGACGAGCCCAAGGCCACGGCCGAGTCCAGCGCGGATCGCGCGGAGGACCCGATGGCAATGCCGTTGGTGGCAGTGCTGTCCACTTCCGCCGCCAGCCCAATGCCGATGCCCGAGTCCCCGTTGACCACCGCTTCGGGTCCGACGGCGATGGCGTCCGTGCCCACCGACAACGAATCCACCAACGTGCTGTTGGCGTGGAAGTACTGGGTGCCCGTTACTGCAACCGACGCGATGGCTCCTTGCAGTTGGCGCACCGTCACGGCGTCCTGCGCTTGTGTGCCATCGGCCACGTTGATGACCTGGCGCAGCATGCCTGGCGCGCCCACCGAGAACGCCCCCGGCGCCACGGCGCGTGTCGCGGCGCGCGTCACGGCGGCCCGATCCGAGATGGAGCCTTCGCCGATGGCGATACCGCCATCCACAGTGACTTGCGTGTTGGCGCCCAAGGCCAGGCTGCCCGCGCCGTCCGCCTGGGCGTTGTAGCCGATGGCGGTCGAGCCCTGTCCCCTTGCAAATGCGTTGCTCGGTGTCATCCCGGTGTCGTTGGTGCGCTCGTAACGAACGCCCTGACCGTTGGTGGTCGGGTCAACCGTGCCCGCAAAGTTGTTTACGGTCGTGGTCAACTCCGACATCGCTTCGTTGGTGGCGAACAGCTGCGCTCCGTTCACGGCATCCCAACTGGTTGCGCTGAGCACGCCCGGCGCCACGCTGGTGATGATGCTGGGTCCGCCGATGCTGCCGTGCGCGGCCGTGTAGGCGCCCACGCCACCGTTGGACGACGGGTCCCACATCAAGGCGTCGGTATTCACCTGCGCCAGACGCGTATTCACGGTTTGCAATTGGCGCACGTTGACCGCATCGGTCAGGTCGCTGCCCGGCGCCACGTTGGTCAGCTTGCGCAGGTTGCCCGGCGAGCCCACCGAGACTTCGCCCGCCGAGCTGATCGTGCCCGCCAGGCCAAAGGCCACATACGCGTTCTGCGCGCCCATCGACACCACCGACCCCTGGCCCAAGGCCACGTTGGCGCCGGTCAAGCCGGCATTGACGGTCGCCCCCTGGCCCAGCACCGTGGATTTGGCCACGCCGTTGTCGGTAGCCTGGTTGCCCAGCACGACCGATGCCGCACCCGTGGCCAGCGCGCCAAAGCCGCCCGCCGCGCTGTTGGCGCCTGCTGCCAATGGTTGCGCGGTGGTGACCGACGCGTCCGCCACAAACGGCCCCGACTTGCCGCTGCTGATGTTCGACACGGTGGCATCCAGCCCACCGATTGCGTTGCCCAACGTCGTGTAGGTATTGCCCTGCACGGTGTAGGTGGGCGCGCTGATCGAACCGGTGACCGGGTCATAGGCCGATCCGCCGCCCAGGCCGGTTGCCACGCTGGTGGCCAGCGTGTTCAAGCCCGCTGTCGCTGCGTTCGACACGCCCGTCAGTTGCCCGACGTTGACCGCATCGGTTGCCGCACTGCCCGCTGCAAGGTTGGTGATCTTGCGTTCGGCACCTGCGGAACCAAGGGACACTTCACCGCTGGAGCTTTGGGCTGCCGACAAGCCAATCGCGGTGTAGCCGATTTCAGCACCGATCGTTGCGGTTGAACCTTGACCCAGCGCCACGTTAGAGCCCGTCAGGCCCGCCGTGATCGACGCGCCTTGACCCAGGACGGTTGAACCGGCCACGGCATTATCCGTCGCAGAGTTACCCAAGACGGTCGACGCGGCGCCGCTTGCCGAAGCCCCGAAGCCACCCGCCGACGCATCAGCGCCGGAGGCCACGGCTTGCGCCGTCGTCACGCTGTTGTCCGACACAAAGGGGCCAACGTTGCCGCTGCTCAGGCCCGCAACTGCGGAGTCCAGGCCGGAGACAGTGGAGTCCAGGCCAGCCACTGCCGAGTCCAGGCCGGAAACGGCGGAGTCCAAACCGGTGACCGCGGAGTCCAGCCCGCCGATGGCGCTGCCCAAATTGGAGTACGTATTGCCTTGCACGCTGTAGGCCGGCGCGGTCACCGAGCCGGTCGTCGGATCGAATGCCGATCCGCCGCCCAGGTTGGATGCCACGCTAATGCCCAGCGTATTCAAACCAGACGTTGCCGCGTTCGACACGCCCGTCAGTTGACCGACGTTCACGGCATCGGTGGCTGCGCTGCCCGCTGCAAGATTCGTGATCTTGCGTTCGGCACCTGCCGAGCCAAGGGACACTTCACCGCTGGAGCTTTGGGGTGCCGTCAGTCCGATTGCGGTGTAGCCGGTTTCGGCACCGATCGTTGCCATCGAACCTTGACCCAGCGCCACGTTAGAACCCGTCAGCCCCGCCGTGATCGACGCGCCTTGACCCAGGACAGTCGAATCCGCCACCGCGTTATCCGTCGCGGAATTGCCCAGGACCGTCG
Coding sequences:
- a CDS encoding ABC transporter permease subunit (The N-terminal region of this protein, as described by TIGR01726, is a three transmembrane segment that identifies a subfamily of ABC transporter permease subunits, which specificities that include histidine, arginine, glutamine, glutamate, L-cystine (sic), the opines (in Agrobacterium) octopine and nopaline, etc.): MTATTLPFAPPGFLRRWLPTLAWTLVLGGMAAVLLAHIEGVQAARGVQGGFGFLLQPSGFRISESLLSVTPDDPYWMSIAAGLVNTLTVAVLAIALATLLGIALGLMRLSANALAARAAAAIIAPLRNTPVLLQLFVWYGLLLRLPDARQAWSPLPSVLLSNRGLALPALHGCLPYAAVVLAALALAAWARRRACPRAVYAALAAAVLFAWALLPAVQIDLPVKRGLGLHGGWQPSIEFVALLIGLVVFHAAYIADIVRAAVRAVPLGLVEAGQAMGLTPRAVMQRVIAPYAVRVALPPYANQCLALIKNSTLAIAIGYQELMAVINTVITQTGLALEGIALALAIYLSLALLVGGGLSAWNARHARHGPGDTHGPRLGDRSRWNPTDGHRRRRGKLGQVALNGLTAPATRQALASAITAPLTLATRATYASAITAALVAGFRLAMTVAITLALAMAAWALLDWAVLGAVWHGEPEACARAAGACWAAVGQNLPLLVFGTMAPGDRSAALVACAALVAGIALTLGAGGLAARPRRVGSVPGHPLGSLAALQPRWTPGSLPALLPKWLPKWLPKFLPKLLPKLPPKFLPALLPGLLLTLLAIAVSALSGWPWGGTPIGPQRWGGLLVTLILAIAALAAAVPLAFALALLRRSGSRAGSMAAAGLIEAVRGVPLVTQLLFASFVLPMLLGGNVSKFSMALAALTLHTACLLAEVLRGALQAIPPGQMMAARALGMRPFTAYATVIWPQARRIAAPAALGVFVGAVKDTSLVSIIGVFDVLGAAKAVVAGTDWRPYHVEVYLAVALLYFGASLALSRVARRMETRAG
- a CDS encoding U32 family peptidase, which gives rise to MNPKQYQISVGPLLYYWTRRDTLDFYAALADGPADILYVGETVCSRRHELRADDWRDLAHDLRAAGKTVVLSGRTLIETGAEASALKKLCAQDDFMIEAGELGAVRHLAGRPFVAGPHVNAYHGGTLQWLAQQGAMRFVAPLEMDGETLARLLQERPVGLAAETLVWGRMALAFSARCFTARHFRLKKDECGFRCIEHPDGLDMRTRESREFLSINGIQVQSAACLDLLAQASELARMGVDVLRVNPQSAGTHEAIAALDAIRHGQPAGTVLPPAGMGRCNGYYHGRSGIELLEATA
- a CDS encoding SCP2 domain-containing protein, encoding MTAPAHIPAFLAALGRRVPAPLASLHMAAGLELARRVKWLAPPAELDGRTFAITIDDLGVRAGFSVQGGAFRPAWTRAPADLELGAVLADLIGMARGDTDADTLFFQRRLRISGDTELGLIVKNWLDAAPRPAWMRAAI
- a CDS encoding histone deacetylase family protein, with translation MKAFFHDDQKLHHPETYFSRGKMRTPQEVPARLDGLVQAAQKLGFDVQAPADHGAGALAAVHSLDYLRFLQDAHADWMKLPGDWGGEVVSNVFVREPNALRGVLAKAGRYLADGSCPVGPHTWQSAYWAAQCAVAGAEALLAGDPHAYAICRPPGHHARRDAAGGFCYLNNAAIAAQRLTSKFPRVAILDTDMHHGQGIQEIFYERNDVLYVSIHGDPENFYPVVAGFEDERGAGAGYGYNINLPMPHGSSEAVFFDRLAQARRAIELFQPDALVLSLGFDIFEKDPQAMVSVTEDGFERLGGEVGALRLPTLIVQEGGYYIDGLESNASRFFAGLTGV
- a CDS encoding LysR family transcriptional regulator, yielding MPQPPVRTVPSQPLAPERMDWNLLRTFMFVVQERGVGRAAQALHLSQPAVSQALKRLEDAVGGLLLHRRNGEFRLTGLGDEIYAIARDMYGTMARIENATTQDRAEIAGTLRLLVMSKVQSPAYDDFLAQFHRRYPKIEFHVDVLPSAAILDALAKRVPALGICLCRKPVDALERRLFLRHHYAVVCGRHHPLFSKPRVSLEDLMDQNFVCFASDQIGDTLSPLTIFRDQQGFTGRIVGTSPNIEEIRRMVVAGIGLSFLPEHLIRQDVMSGDLRRLPPAESVAEIDVFLTWHKQRKLSTVEVAYLSAFDRFLNRIPLDSRAG
- a CDS encoding MFS transporter; translation: MRGNSVTGHQPVRASTAAFVGTMIEWYDFYIYATAAALVFGKLFFPSASGFYGTLAAFGTFAVGFFARPLGGAIFGHIGDKIGRKKSLVITLVMMGSVTVLIGLLPTHASIGVWAPVLLILLRIVQGIAVGGEWGGAVLMAGEHSPDKSKRTFFASFAQLGSPAGLILSMLMFKLVTGLDDEAFLSWGWRVPFLFSAVLLVVGFVIRLSVNESPDFVAEQAAQATRAKSAALAGAKPAQAPLAQVLRGAPGLLALAVGANVLGIAGFYFTNTFMIAYTTQYVGLNRAVILDCLLVVSIMQFFITPLSAYIASRVGNLRFLGAMAFASIFTPYAMFNLVDQGSLTSITLGVGVAVLFMGAYYAVIAGYVSDSFPTRIRYTGISMAYQLSGAIFGGLTPLLGTVLAENFKGQWWPLALLFSAISLLSLVSVLLLGTVGQRTQNFQLKDQQA